The genomic region AAATCCTTTTTGATGAAAAAATTAACGGCAGTTTTCATATGGCATTGGGGGCGGGTTATCCCGAAAGCGGCAGCAAAAACGAATCGGCAATCCATTGGGATATGATTTGCGACCTACGAAACGGCGGAGAAATCCGTGTTGACGGCGACCTATTGCATAAAAACGGTCGTTTTGTTATCGATTTTTAATTTTGTTACATGAAACAGTTTTCCCTTACCGGCCCTAACAGCGGTTTATCGGCCGGTGGGGGAATAAATATATTGGCATCTTTAATCCGGGGTTTTGTAAAACTTTTTGCCCCACCATAAAAAGCTGATAGCGGCAACCAGTGCAAATGCCCCCAGCCCCGCCCAAATAAAAATCGGTTCGCTTGGGAAGAGATCCAATAGTATTCCGCCAACCAGGGGTCCGGTAGAGTGTCCTAAGGTTTCGCTTAGCGAAAAAGTGCCCATATACAAACCGCGCCGGTTCTTTGGGGCGATATCGCTTACTACCGAAAGCGCTACCGGCGAGAAAGTAATCTCCCCGAAACTTAACATAACCATGGCTAAAATGGCGAGCGTATAACTGCCGACCCAAGAAAAGATTACAAGCCCCACAAATACCAACAAACTGCCGGCAACAAGAACCTTGTACCTTGACCTATTACTTGTAGCAGCAGCCATCGGATATTGCAAAAGGACAACAATAATTCCGTTAAGCGTTAAGAGTGAGCCGTATTGTGCCGTTGTAAAACCGACAAAGTCTACGGAATAAACCGAAAGGGTGCTTAACATTTGTCCGAATCCGATTAATAACAGGAAAGTAATTACAACATAAATCATAAAACTGCGGTTTTTGACTACTTCCCCGATATTTTTAATTGCAATAACAGCTTTTCTGTCGCTATCTGTTAAACTTTCTTTTAAAAGTAAGACGGTAATCAAGAGCGGTATCAGTGCCGTTAGCGTTGCGAGCATAAACAGCCATTCGTAAGACGCAACGGTTAAGAAATAGCCGCCGATTGCGGGGCCGAATGCCCAGCCGACGTTAATTCCCACCTTTAAAACCCCGTAGGCTTTGGTTAGCTTTTCGCGCGGGGTTAAATCGGCTACGGTTGTGGATAATGTCGGGCGGATTAAAGTCATCAGCACGTAACTGGCAATAAAAACGGCAATCAGTATCCAGGTAGGGGCGGCTATTTTAATAAAAAAGGCCAGCATTACAAAGGTTATACACGAAAAGAGCATCGACCAAACCAGGAGAGGCTTTCTGCCGAAACGGTCGGTTAACATTCCCCCGTAAACCTGTGACAATGCGGAAACAACCCCGATAAAAAGGACAATCAGACCGATTATTGTCATCGGAATGCCGCGCTCTTGGTAGAGATAAAGCGAAAAGAACGGCAAGCACATCGAGAAGCCCGTCCAGTTTAACATGCCGATTACAGTAACCAGCCATATTTCACGCGGGAATTGTTTGGGGATATATTTATTAAACAGTTGTTTTATCAATCTCTAAAAGGGTTTAATTATATTTGGATTAACGGGTCTTTTGCCGAATTATCGGAAACCGCTAATCGTATTTCAAATTATGGAACGATTAGGTTAAAAAATCAAATGGTTGAAATTG from Dehalococcoidales bacterium harbors:
- a CDS encoding MFS transporter; this encodes MIKQLFNKYIPKQFPREIWLVTVIGMLNWTGFSMCLPFFSLYLYQERGIPMTIIGLIVLFIGVVSALSQVYGGMLTDRFGRKPLLVWSMLFSCITFVMLAFFIKIAAPTWILIAVFIASYVLMTLIRPTLSTTVADLTPREKLTKAYGVLKVGINVGWAFGPAIGGYFLTVASYEWLFMLATLTALIPLLITVLLLKESLTDSDRKAVIAIKNIGEVVKNRSFMIYVVITFLLLIGFGQMLSTLSVYSVDFVGFTTAQYGSLLTLNGIIVVLLQYPMAAATSNRSRYKVLVAGSLLVFVGLVIFSWVGSYTLAILAMVMLSFGEITFSPVALSVVSDIAPKNRRGLYMGTFSLSETLGHSTGPLVGGILLDLFPSEPIFIWAGLGAFALVAAISFLWWGKKFYKTPD